The Pseudosulfitobacter pseudonitzschiae genome includes a region encoding these proteins:
- a CDS encoding glutamate racemase, giving the protein MAIGVFDSGLGGLTVLEAAQKRLPDVEFIYLADTANAPYGVRTADDIYNLTTAAVQRLFDAGCDLVILACNTASAAALRRMQEGWVPEGKRVLGVFVPLIEAMTERQWGDNSPPREVAVKHVALFATPATVSSRAFQRELAFRAIGVDVEAQACGGVVDAIEDGDMILAEALVRSHVDALKRKMPQPQAAILGCTHYPLLQDIFQQALGADVDVYSQAGLVGESLADYLVRHPDKMGSGTAAYLTTGDPKRVSDRAVQFMRRQINFVSA; this is encoded by the coding sequence ATGGCAATTGGTGTTTTTGACAGTGGGTTGGGCGGCCTGACCGTTCTGGAAGCAGCGCAAAAGCGGCTGCCGGATGTCGAGTTCATCTATCTGGCGGACACGGCCAACGCACCTTATGGCGTGCGCACCGCCGATGACATCTACAACCTGACCACCGCCGCCGTGCAGCGCCTGTTCGATGCCGGTTGCGATCTGGTGATTCTGGCCTGCAACACCGCCTCGGCGGCGGCATTGCGCCGGATGCAAGAGGGCTGGGTGCCCGAGGGCAAGCGTGTCCTGGGCGTGTTCGTGCCGCTGATCGAAGCAATGACCGAACGGCAGTGGGGCGATAATTCGCCCCCGCGCGAGGTGGCAGTCAAGCACGTCGCCCTGTTTGCAACACCTGCAACCGTCAGCAGCCGCGCATTCCAGCGCGAACTGGCGTTTCGTGCCATCGGTGTGGACGTCGAGGCGCAGGCTTGCGGCGGTGTGGTTGATGCCATCGAAGACGGCGACATGATCCTTGCCGAGGCGCTGGTGCGCAGCCATGTCGACGCGCTGAAACGCAAGATGCCACAACCGCAGGCAGCCATTCTGGGATGCACCCATTATCCGCTGCTGCAAGACATCTTTCAGCAGGCGCTGGGCGCGGATGTCGACGTGTATTCGCAGGCCGGTCTGGTGGGCGAAAGCCTCGCCGATTATCTGGTTCGTCATCCCGACAAGATGGGCAGCGGCACAGCGGCCTATCTGACCACAGGCGACCCCAAGCGGGTCAGCGATCGCGCCGTGCAATTCATGCGACGACAAATCAACTTTGTCTCTGCCTGA
- a CDS encoding lysophospholipid acyltransferase family protein, producing the protein MAPSKRAIARDITYSHSATSRSGRAMIRLIENSTGRLHLIRRADGYQDEVAAGRDFWSVIVERYGLSLDVVGGALENIPRTGPLILIANHPYGILDGMMMGHILSVMRGDFRILANSVFNRAEELNRVLLPISFDQTREALALNIETRRTALRYLSDGGAIGIFPGGTVSTAAKPFSRPMDPRWRGFTARMVAKSGATVVPVFFDGHTSRLFQLASHMHNTLRLSLLIKEFKKRVDTPVRVVVGQPLGRDVLDPLAGDSKQMMDFLRKATYDLNPDPVKYFDLGYEFEERHR; encoded by the coding sequence ATGGCCCCGTCCAAGCGTGCAATCGCGCGTGACATTACCTATTCTCACTCGGCGACGTCGCGCAGTGGCAGGGCTATGATCCGTTTGATCGAGAACAGCACTGGCAGGCTGCACCTGATCCGCCGTGCCGATGGCTATCAGGACGAGGTCGCGGCGGGCCGCGATTTCTGGTCGGTGATCGTGGAACGCTATGGGCTTTCCTTGGATGTGGTGGGCGGCGCGCTGGAGAATATCCCGCGCACCGGTCCGCTGATTTTGATCGCTAACCACCCTTATGGAATTCTGGATGGCATGATGATGGGGCATATCCTGTCGGTCATGCGGGGCGATTTCCGCATTCTGGCCAATTCGGTGTTCAACCGCGCCGAAGAGTTGAACCGCGTGTTGTTGCCGATCAGTTTTGACCAGACCCGCGAGGCGCTGGCCCTGAACATCGAAACGCGGCGCACCGCCTTGCGCTATCTGTCTGATGGCGGTGCAATCGGTATTTTCCCCGGTGGAACGGTCAGCACGGCGGCCAAGCCGTTTTCGCGCCCGATGGACCCGCGTTGGCGCGGCTTTACCGCGCGGATGGTGGCAAAGTCGGGGGCGACGGTGGTGCCGGTTTTTTTTGACGGCCACACCAGTCGGCTGTTCCAACTGGCCAGCCACATGCACAACACCCTGCGCCTGAGCCTGCTGATCAAGGAATTCAAGAAACGCGTCGATACACCGGTGCGGGTCGTGGTTGGGCAACCTTTGGGGCGCGATGTTCTGGACCCGTTGGCGGGCGACAGCAAACAGATGATGGATTTCCTGCGCAAAGCGACGTATGACCTCAATCCAGATCCGGTCAAATATTTTGATCTGGGATATGAATTCGAGGAACGGCACCGCTGA
- a CDS encoding indolepyruvate ferredoxin oxidoreductase family protein codes for MTTQKISLNDRYDLERSPVLLNGTQALVRLMMMQKSRDRAAGLNTAGLVTGYRGSPLGAVDMQMMRAAKPLAEHDITFQPGLNEDLAATALWGSQQAELRGEGKFDGVFGLWYGKGPGVDRSGDVFKHGNMAGSSQHGGVLVAMGDDHTGESSTVLHQSEFALLDAYMPVVSPAGVQEIMDYGLYGWALSRFSGLWVGLKTMKDTIEATSVVNGDPNRLSFVVPEFTMPQGGLNIRLVDTPVDQETRVIDFKRSAAEAFSRANGMDKRMWGKPGAKIGFVAAGKNWLDLMHALDLLHIDENEAERLGITTYKVGQTWPLDMDTFHEWAAGLDLIVVVEEKRKLIEVQIKEAIFDDRDGRRVYGWHKGDTWENGRRLELFPTRGALDPILIAEKLGDILIEEGRNTDGIKAGLASLSEARRNDNAQDLAARLPYFCSGCPHNSSTKLPEGSRAYAGIGCHYMAQWMDRSTVGYTHMGGEGANWIGEAPFSKTEHVFQNLGDGTYNHSGIQAIRAALASKANITYKILYNDAVAMTGGQANEGGLSAYKIVEELRAIGVPTIEVVYDEKEDVDLARFGKGIATHERAELDAVQKRLREVKGVSAIVYIQTCAAEKRRRRKRGTFPDPDKRVFINTDVCEGCGDCGVQSNCVSIVPKETELGRKRAIDQSSCNKDFSCLKGFCPSFVTLEGAQVRKDPTTKLDLPDMPHPDLPAIDGTFNVVITGVGGTGVVTVGAVMAQAAHIDGKGAGMMEMAGLAQKGGAVHIHCRLANKPADITAIRVATGEADALIGGDLVVSAGAKTLGLTSTGRTGAVVNSHEIITGDFTRDTEFALPADRLTLALQARLQDKVALFDASDLAKAVLGDSIYSNMMLMGAAWQRGLLPLTHDAIVEAVTLNGAAVERNLRAFEIGRWAVLYPEQVQNILTPKVVALPKTLDEKISYRADHLVKYQGKRLAKRYRKMVEAIEDKAVRAAVAEGYHKVLAYKDEYEVARLLQTTRAKAEAEFDGDFKMKFHLAPPILSKQGSDGRPVKRTFGPWLEKPLRLMARFKGLRGTPLDVFGYTTERKMERALITQYEADMKQVLPQLTNDTRDAIVALAELPKSIRGFGPVKQANEAKAAKRREELLAVIRAGGKDMAKAAE; via the coding sequence GTGACCACGCAAAAGATTTCACTGAACGACCGTTACGATCTGGAACGCAGTCCGGTGCTGTTGAATGGCACGCAAGCGTTGGTCCGGCTGATGATGATGCAGAAATCTCGCGACCGTGCAGCTGGCTTGAACACCGCGGGATTGGTGACCGGCTATCGCGGATCGCCGCTGGGCGCGGTCGATATGCAGATGATGCGTGCGGCCAAACCGCTGGCCGAGCATGACATCACCTTTCAACCCGGTCTGAACGAAGACCTTGCCGCGACCGCCCTGTGGGGCAGCCAGCAGGCCGAACTGCGCGGCGAAGGCAAGTTCGATGGCGTCTTTGGCCTGTGGTACGGCAAGGGGCCGGGTGTGGACCGTTCGGGTGACGTGTTCAAACATGGCAATATGGCAGGCAGTTCCCAACATGGCGGCGTGTTGGTGGCGATGGGCGACGACCACACCGGCGAATCCTCGACCGTGTTGCACCAATCGGAATTCGCACTTCTGGATGCCTATATGCCCGTGGTGTCGCCCGCAGGCGTTCAGGAAATCATGGATTATGGTCTTTATGGTTGGGCGCTCAGCCGTTTTTCCGGGCTTTGGGTCGGTCTGAAAACGATGAAGGACACGATCGAGGCCACCAGCGTCGTCAACGGCGATCCCAACCGTCTGAGCTTTGTCGTGCCAGAATTCACGATGCCCCAAGGGGGGCTGAACATCCGTCTGGTCGACACGCCTGTCGATCAGGAAACCCGTGTCATCGACTTCAAACGCTCTGCCGCCGAGGCGTTCAGCCGTGCCAACGGCATGGACAAGCGCATGTGGGGCAAGCCCGGTGCCAAGATCGGCTTTGTCGCCGCCGGTAAAAACTGGCTGGACCTGATGCACGCGCTGGACCTGCTGCACATCGACGAAAACGAGGCCGAGCGTCTGGGGATCACCACCTATAAGGTGGGCCAGACATGGCCGCTGGACATGGACACCTTCCACGAATGGGCCGCCGGTCTGGACCTGATCGTGGTGGTCGAAGAGAAACGCAAGCTGATCGAAGTGCAGATCAAGGAAGCCATCTTTGACGACCGCGATGGCCGCCGCGTCTATGGCTGGCACAAGGGCGATACATGGGAAAACGGCCGCAGGCTGGAACTGTTCCCGACGCGCGGTGCCTTGGATCCGATCCTGATTGCTGAAAAATTGGGCGATATCCTGATCGAAGAGGGCCGCAACACCGATGGCATCAAGGCGGGGCTTGCGTCCCTTTCCGAGGCACGGCGCAACGACAATGCTCAGGATCTTGCGGCGCGCTTGCCTTATTTCTGCTCGGGTTGCCCGCACAACTCGTCCACCAAACTGCCAGAAGGCAGCCGCGCCTATGCGGGCATCGGGTGTCATTACATGGCGCAGTGGATGGACCGCAGCACAGTGGGTTACACCCACATGGGCGGCGAGGGGGCCAACTGGATCGGCGAGGCACCTTTCTCGAAGACCGAGCATGTGTTCCAGAACCTTGGCGACGGCACCTATAACCATTCAGGTATTCAGGCGATCCGCGCCGCTTTGGCCTCAAAGGCGAACATAACCTACAAGATTCTGTACAACGATGCGGTCGCCATGACCGGCGGGCAAGCCAACGAAGGCGGGCTGAGCGCCTATAAGATCGTCGAAGAGCTGCGCGCCATCGGCGTGCCCACCATCGAAGTGGTCTACGACGAGAAGGAAGACGTCGATCTCGCCCGTTTCGGCAAGGGCATCGCCACCCACGAGCGCGCGGAACTGGACGCGGTGCAGAAACGTCTGCGCGAAGTCAAAGGCGTCAGCGCTATCGTCTATATCCAGACCTGCGCCGCCGAGAAACGCCGCCGCCGCAAGCGGGGCACCTTCCCCGATCCCGACAAGCGCGTGTTCATCAACACCGACGTCTGCGAAGGATGTGGTGATTGCGGTGTGCAGTCCAACTGCGTGTCGATCGTGCCCAAGGAAACCGAACTGGGCCGCAAACGCGCCATCGACCAGTCGTCCTGCAATAAGGATTTCTCCTGCCTCAAAGGGTTCTGCCCGTCCTTCGTGACGCTGGAAGGTGCGCAGGTGCGCAAGGACCCCACGACCAAGCTGGACCTGCCCGACATGCCGCACCCCGACCTGCCTGCGATCGACGGCACGTTCAACGTGGTCATCACCGGCGTCGGCGGTACTGGCGTTGTGACCGTGGGGGCGGTGATGGCCCAAGCGGCGCATATCGACGGCAAGGGGGCAGGCATGATGGAAATGGCCGGTCTCGCGCAAAAGGGCGGTGCCGTGCACATCCACTGCCGCCTTGCGAACAAGCCCGCAGACATCACGGCGATCCGCGTCGCCACAGGCGAAGCCGATGCGCTGATCGGCGGCGATCTGGTCGTTAGTGCCGGTGCCAAGACGCTGGGTCTGACCAGCACGGGCCGCACCGGCGCCGTGGTCAACAGCCACGAGATCATCACCGGCGATTTCACCCGCGATACTGAATTCGCTCTGCCCGCCGACCGGCTGACGCTGGCGCTTCAGGCGCGCTTGCAGGACAAGGTGGCGCTGTTCGATGCCTCCGATCTGGCCAAGGCCGTGCTGGGCGATTCGATCTATTCCAACATGATGCTCATGGGGGCCGCATGGCAGCGCGGCCTGCTGCCGTTGACGCACGACGCCATCGTCGAGGCCGTCACGCTGAACGGTGCAGCCGTCGAGCGTAACTTGCGGGCCTTTGAAATCGGGCGCTGGGCGGTGCTCTACCCCGAGCAGGTGCAAAACATCCTGACGCCCAAAGTGGTGGCCCTGCCCAAGACGCTGGACGAGAAAATCAGCTACCGCGCCGATCATCTGGTGAAGTATCAGGGCAAACGTCTGGCCAAACGCTATCGCAAGATGGTCGAAGCCATTGAAGACAAGGCCGTGCGTGCCGCCGTCGCCGAAGGCTATCACAAGGTGCTGGCCTATAAGGACGAATACGAGGTTGCCCGCCTGTTGCAAACCACCCGTGCCAAGGCCGAAGCCGAGTTTGATGGTGATTTCAAAATGAAGTTCCATCTGGCCCCGCCGATCCTGTCCAAGCAAGGCAGCGACGGTCGCCCCGTAAAGCGTACGTTTGGCCCGTGGCTGGAAAAACCGTTGCGTCTCATGGCGCGGTTCAAAGGTCTGCGCGGCACGCCGCTGGATGTGTTCGGCTATACCACCGAACGCAAAATGGAGCGCGCGCTGATCACGCAATACGAGGCTGACATGAAGCAGGTGCTGCCGCAGCTGACAAATGACACCCGCGACGCCATCGTGGCGCTTGCCGAACTGCCCAAGTCGATCCGCGGTTTTGGTCCGGTGAAACAGGCAAACGAGGCCAAGGCGGCGAAGCGGCGCGAGGAACTTCTGGCGGTGATCCGCGCAGGGGGCAAGGACATGGCGAAAGCGGCGGAGTAA
- a CDS encoding LysR family transcriptional regulator, which yields MDWDKLRIFHAVADAGSLTHAGDRLNLSQSAVSRQIRGLEESLAATLFHRHARGLILTEQGELLFDATSAMTKRLDAAAARIRDSEEEVFGDLRVTTTTGFGTLWLAPRLPKLYAKHPDLRVDLMLEERVLDLPMREADVAIRMKEPSQADLIRKKLMTVKMRLYASSDYLKEHPFPDSFEDLKDHRLICQNTDSAQVGASASLVQELMTHEINSLLTVNNYFGVLQGVLHNLGIGVLPDYLANDFPELVRVLPNLESADVPVFLAYPEELRHSQRISAFRDFVQEEILLYRKQLKSKQKE from the coding sequence ATGGACTGGGACAAGCTAAGAATATTTCACGCGGTGGCAGATGCGGGCAGTCTGACGCACGCAGGTGACAGGCTGAATCTCAGCCAGTCCGCCGTCAGCCGCCAGATTCGCGGGCTTGAAGAATCACTGGCAGCCACGCTGTTCCACCGCCACGCGCGGGGGTTGATCCTGACCGAGCAGGGCGAACTGCTGTTCGATGCCACCAGCGCCATGACAAAACGTCTGGACGCCGCTGCCGCGCGCATCCGCGACAGCGAAGAAGAAGTGTTCGGCGATCTGCGCGTGACCACCACCACCGGCTTTGGCACTTTGTGGCTGGCTCCGCGCCTGCCCAAGCTTTACGCCAAACACCCCGATCTGCGCGTCGATCTGATGCTGGAAGAACGGGTGCTGGATCTGCCCATGCGCGAAGCAGACGTGGCCATCCGCATGAAAGAACCCAGTCAGGCCGACCTGATCCGCAAAAAGCTGATGACCGTCAAGATGCGCCTGTACGCATCGTCCGACTACCTGAAAGAGCATCCGTTTCCGGATTCATTCGAAGACCTGAAGGATCACCGCCTGATCTGTCAGAACACGGATTCAGCCCAAGTCGGCGCCAGTGCCAGCCTTGTTCAGGAACTGATGACCCACGAGATCAATTCCCTGCTGACGGTCAACAATTATTTCGGCGTCTTGCAGGGCGTGCTGCACAATCTGGGAATCGGTGTGCTGCCGGACTATCTGGCCAACGACTTTCCCGAGCTTGTGCGCGTCCTGCCCAACCTTGAATCGGCGGATGTTCCCGTTTTCCTCGCCTACCCCGAGGAATTGCGCCATTCGCAGCGTATTTCCGCCTTTCGCGATTTTGTTCAGGAAGAGATTTTGCTGTACCGTAAACAGTTGAAAAGCAAACAAAAAGAATAG
- the purL gene encoding phosphoribosylformylglycinamidine synthase subunit PurL, producing MTEPAITPDLIASHGLSTDEYQRLLEIIGREPTFTELGIFSAMWNEHCSYKSSKKWLRTLPTDGPQVICGPGENAGVVDIGDGQAVVFKMESHNHPSYIEPYQGAATGVGGILRDVFTMGARPIASMNSLSFGEPSHHKTRQLVNGVVAGVGGYGNCFGVPCVGGEVRFDPAYNGNCLVNAFAAGLADADKIFYSAASGVGMPVVYLGAKTGRDGVGGATMASAEFDDTIEDKRPTVQVGDPFTEKRLMEATLELMATGAVISIQDMGAAGLTCSAVEMGDKGKLGIRLHLENVPVREDHMTAYEMMLSESQERMLMVLRPELEAVAKAVFDKWDLDFAIVGETIPEDRFHIVYNGETMADLPLSKLASSAPEYDRPWVETPAAEPLAEVPGIDPIDGLRALLSSPNYAGKQWVYEQYDTMVMADSARTPGLGAGIVRVHGTDKSLAFTSDVTPRYVKANPVEGGKQAVAEAYRNLCAVGATPLATTDNLNFGNPEKPEIMGQFVGAIKGIGEAVAALDMPIVSGNVSLYNETDGTGILPTPTIGAVGIIHHSDDIIGCDVRDGHVALVLGETTGHLGQSALLAEVFGRVEGDAPHVDLEAEAKHGRFIRDNRALITACTDLSDGGLALAAFELAEKTGVGVTLDISDTPTLFGEDQARYLIACNFDQAEALMTAAGQAGVAIISVGKFGGDQVRFGSVSAPLAELADVYRTSFAVAVA from the coding sequence ATGACCGAACCAGCAATCACACCTGACCTGATCGCCAGCCACGGGCTGAGCACGGACGAATACCAGCGGCTGCTGGAGATCATCGGGCGGGAACCGACATTCACCGAACTTGGCATTTTTTCTGCCATGTGGAACGAACACTGTTCCTACAAGTCCTCCAAGAAATGGCTGCGCACGCTGCCCACCGACGGCCCGCAGGTGATCTGCGGCCCGGGTGAGAATGCGGGCGTTGTCGACATCGGTGACGGACAGGCCGTGGTTTTCAAAATGGAAAGCCACAACCACCCCTCTTACATCGAACCCTATCAGGGCGCGGCCACCGGCGTTGGCGGCATTTTGCGTGATGTGTTCACGATGGGCGCACGCCCCATTGCCTCGATGAACTCGCTCAGCTTTGGCGAACCGTCGCACCACAAAACGCGGCAACTGGTCAACGGCGTCGTTGCGGGTGTGGGCGGCTATGGCAACTGTTTCGGCGTGCCATGTGTGGGCGGCGAAGTGCGCTTTGACCCTGCCTACAACGGCAACTGCCTTGTGAATGCCTTTGCCGCAGGTCTGGCGGATGCGGACAAGATTTTCTATTCTGCGGCCTCGGGCGTCGGTATGCCCGTTGTCTATCTGGGGGCCAAGACCGGACGCGACGGCGTGGGCGGTGCGACGATGGCCTCGGCCGAATTCGACGACACCATCGAAGACAAACGCCCCACCGTTCAGGTTGGCGACCCTTTCACCGAAAAGCGGCTGATGGAAGCGACGCTTGAGTTGATGGCGACGGGTGCGGTGATTTCCATTCAGGACATGGGGGCCGCGGGCCTGACCTGTTCCGCCGTCGAGATGGGCGACAAGGGCAAGCTGGGCATCCGCCTGCATCTGGAAAACGTGCCCGTGCGCGAAGATCACATGACCGCCTACGAAATGATGCTGTCGGAATCGCAGGAACGCATGCTGATGGTACTGCGCCCCGAGCTTGAGGCCGTGGCCAAGGCCGTCTTTGACAAATGGGATCTGGATTTCGCCATTGTCGGTGAAACCATCCCCGAGGACCGGTTCCACATCGTCTATAATGGCGAAACCATGGCCGATCTGCCGTTGTCGAAACTGGCCAGTTCCGCCCCTGAATACGACCGTCCGTGGGTGGAAACGCCCGCCGCCGAACCGCTGGCCGAGGTGCCGGGTATCGACCCGATCGACGGGCTGCGCGCGCTGCTGTCGTCGCCCAACTATGCGGGCAAACAGTGGGTCTACGAGCAATACGACACGATGGTCATGGCCGACAGCGCCCGCACGCCGGGTCTGGGCGCGGGCATCGTGCGCGTGCATGGCACCGATAAATCGCTGGCCTTCACCTCGGATGTGACCCCGCGCTATGTCAAGGCGAACCCCGTCGAAGGCGGTAAGCAGGCCGTTGCCGAAGCGTACCGCAACCTGTGCGCCGTGGGCGCCACACCTCTGGCCACAACCGACAACCTGAACTTCGGCAACCCCGAAAAGCCCGAAATCATGGGCCAGTTCGTTGGCGCAATCAAAGGCATCGGTGAAGCGGTTGCCGCGCTCGACATGCCCATCGTGTCGGGCAATGTGTCGCTGTATAACGAAACCGACGGTACCGGCATCCTGCCCACACCCACAATCGGCGCTGTAGGCATCATCCACCACAGCGACGACATCATCGGCTGCGACGTGCGCGATGGCCACGTTGCCTTGGTGCTGGGAGAAACCACAGGCCATCTTGGCCAATCCGCCCTGCTGGCCGAGGTCTTTGGCCGCGTCGAAGGCGATGCGCCGCATGTGGATCTGGAGGCCGAGGCCAAGCACGGCCGGTTCATCCGCGACAACCGCGCGCTGATCACCGCCTGTACCGACCTCAGCGATGGCGGTCTGGCACTGGCCGCCTTTGAACTGGCCGAAAAAACCGGTGTGGGCGTCACGCTGGACATATCCGACACGCCGACGCTGTTTGGCGAGGATCAGGCCCGCTATCTGATCGCGTGCAACTTCGACCAAGCCGAAGCGTTGATGACAGCCGCCGGTCAGGCCGGTGTGGCCATTATTTCGGTCGGCAAATTCGGCGGTGATCAGGTACGGTTCGGGTCGGTTTCCGCCCCGCTGGCCGAACTGGCCGACGTGTACCGCACCAGCTTTGCAGTTGCAGTAGCATAA
- a CDS encoding vWA domain-containing protein, whose product MVEHIPLEVPENPRLAGNITHFARALRRAGLPIGPGRVIDAIRAVEVAGFTERRDFYWTLHACFVNRPEHRVIFRQIFRLYWRDPRYLEHMMAAMLPAIRGVQEERAGQAGEKRAAEALLDGAEAPDFDMDQDEDEGETQIEVDASFTTSSEEKLKTLDFEQMSTAEMAQAKRMLARMRLPVEPMATRRMQAALRGRVDPAKTLRAAMRTGGEIRAIAHRAPRKRWPNLVVLCDISGSMSQYSRVVLHFLHAVSNAKGAGWAKVHAFTFGTRLTNITRHLDHRDVDAALAAAGAEAQDWEGGTRIGECIEAFNRDWSRRVLGQGAVVLLITDGLDRGAPDVLAKQMQRLHLSAKRLIWLNPLLRWDEFAPKARGIAAMLPHVDSFRAGHSIASLEELAEVISRKDDVGEKARLMKLIGQ is encoded by the coding sequence ATGGTGGAACACATCCCCCTTGAGGTGCCCGAAAACCCGCGTCTTGCGGGCAACATCACCCATTTCGCACGCGCCTTGCGACGCGCGGGGTTGCCCATCGGGCCGGGTCGGGTGATCGACGCCATCCGCGCGGTCGAAGTGGCAGGCTTTACCGAGCGGCGCGATTTCTACTGGACGCTACATGCCTGTTTCGTGAACCGCCCCGAACACCGCGTGATCTTTCGCCAGATCTTCCGGCTGTACTGGCGCGATCCGCGTTATCTGGAACATATGATGGCCGCGATGCTGCCTGCGATCCGTGGCGTTCAGGAGGAACGCGCAGGGCAGGCGGGCGAGAAACGCGCCGCCGAAGCCTTGCTGGACGGGGCCGAAGCGCCTGATTTCGATATGGATCAGGACGAGGATGAAGGCGAGACACAGATCGAGGTGGATGCCAGTTTCACCACATCCTCTGAGGAAAAGCTGAAAACGCTGGATTTCGAACAGATGAGCACCGCCGAGATGGCGCAGGCCAAGCGGATGCTGGCGCGGATGCGTCTGCCGGTAGAGCCGATGGCCACGCGCAGGATGCAGGCGGCGTTGCGGGGCCGGGTCGACCCGGCCAAGACCCTGCGCGCTGCCATGCGCACCGGCGGCGAAATTCGCGCCATTGCCCACCGCGCGCCCCGCAAACGCTGGCCGAACCTTGTGGTGCTGTGCGACATTTCCGGCTCGATGAGCCAGTATTCCCGTGTAGTGCTGCATTTCCTGCACGCGGTCAGCAATGCCAAAGGTGCGGGCTGGGCCAAGGTCCATGCGTTCACCTTTGGCACGCGGTTGACCAACATCACGCGCCATCTGGATCACCGCGACGTCGACGCCGCACTGGCCGCCGCAGGGGCCGAGGCGCAGGATTGGGAAGGGGGCACACGCATCGGGGAATGTATCGAGGCGTTCAACCGTGACTGGTCACGCCGCGTGCTGGGGCAGGGCGCTGTGGTTCTGCTGATCACCGACGGTCTGGACCGTGGCGCACCGGACGTGTTGGCGAAGCAGATGCAACGGCTGCATCTGTCGGCCAAGCGGCTGATCTGGCTGAACCCCTTACTGCGCTGGGACGAATTTGCGCCCAAAGCCCGCGGCATCGCCGCCATGCTGCCCCATGTAGACAGTTTTCGCGCAGGTCATTCGATTGCTTCGCTGGAAGAACTGGCCGAGGTGATTTCGCGCAAGGACGATGTGGGCGAAAAGGCACGGCTGATGAAGCTGATCGGGCAATAG
- a CDS encoding AAA family ATPase: MTKPISIDAVQQQLGAEGYVCDRALGTVVFLALSLGRPLFLEGEAGVGKTEIAKALAASLGRRLIRLQCYEGLDASSAVYEWNFPAQMIAIRTAEAAGTADRAALQAELFSKDFLIERPLLDAMRPDENGAPVLLIDELDRTDEPFEAYLLEALSDFQVTIPELGTIKAPEPPIVILTSNRTREVHDALKRRCLYHWVDYPDFDREMEILSARAPEAAKNLSREVVAFVQQLRTEDLFKKPGVAETIDWAKCLIALDVLTLSPEVIADTLGAVLKYQDDIAKLQGSEAKRLLDQARASLEPS, translated from the coding sequence ATGACCAAACCCATCTCGATCGACGCTGTGCAACAACAGTTGGGCGCCGAAGGCTATGTGTGCGACCGCGCGCTGGGAACGGTGGTGTTTCTGGCGCTGTCGCTGGGCCGTCCGCTGTTTCTGGAAGGCGAGGCAGGCGTCGGCAAAACCGAGATTGCCAAGGCATTGGCCGCCTCTTTGGGCCGCCGTCTGATCCGTTTGCAATGCTACGAGGGGTTGGATGCCTCCAGCGCTGTCTACGAATGGAACTTCCCCGCCCAAATGATTGCCATCCGCACCGCAGAGGCCGCAGGCACCGCCGACCGCGCCGCCCTTCAGGCCGAGCTTTTCAGCAAGGATTTCCTCATCGAGCGCCCCTTGCTGGACGCCATGCGCCCTGACGAAAACGGCGCCCCCGTTCTGCTGATCGACGAACTTGACCGCACCGACGAACCCTTCGAGGCCTATCTGCTCGAAGCGCTCAGCGACTTTCAGGTGACAATTCCCGAACTCGGCACCATCAAGGCTCCCGAGCCGCCCATCGTAATCTTGACTTCCAACCGCACCCGCGAGGTCCACGACGCGCTCAAGCGTCGCTGCCTTTACCACTGGGTCGACTATCCCGATTTCGACCGCGAGATGGAAATTCTCAGCGCCCGCGCGCCGGAAGCCGCCAAAAACCTCAGCCGTGAAGTCGTGGCCTTTGTCCAGCAATTGCGCACCGAGGATCTGTTCAAGAAACCGGGCGTGGCGGAAACCATCGACTGGGCGAAATGTCTGATTGCCCTCGACGTGCTGACCCTGTCGCCCGAGGTCATCGCCGACACGCTGGGCGCTGTGCTGAAATATCAGGACGACATCGCCAAACTGCAGGGGTCCGAAGCCAAACGCCTGCTGGATCAGGCCCGTGCCAGTCTGGAACCCTCCTGA